One stretch of Eupeodes corollae chromosome 2, idEupCoro1.1, whole genome shotgun sequence DNA includes these proteins:
- the LOC129944898 gene encoding putative nuclease HARBI1 yields MSSSESYIEDISDEENLILVANVRREKRIQFRINHFNYWDDIEFFDRFRMSKNSAYIVLEQIRSQIENATKWNHSISAETKLLLTLRLYASGSLLITAGDFCGVSKSSATRICKIVSHHIALLREKYIKFPATPEEKFEVVNGFYQFARFPRVIAALDCTHVRIQSPGGANGEIFRNRKGYFSFNVQTMCDSKLKIMDIVPRWPGSSHDSTIFNNSRICARFENGDFGNHLIVADSGYQCRRYMMTPLRNCHNPQETLYNESQIRTRNCVERSYGVWKRRFPILSTGIKVKLTTIQSIIVATAVLHNICFCCINNEADPPAADNSY; encoded by the exons atgtcgagTTCTGAAAGTTATATTGAAGATATTAGTGATGaggaaaacttaattttagttGCGAATGTGAGAAGAGAAAAACGCATTCAATTCAGAATAAATCATTTCAATTATTGGGACGATATAGAATTCTTCGACAGATTTCGAATGTCGAAGAATTCAGCCTACATTGTTTTGGAGCAAATCCGATCCCAAATTGAAAATGCAACTAAATG GAACCATTCAATTTCTGCCGAAACCAAGCTTTTATTAACCTTGCGCTTGTATGCCAGTGGATCACTCCTCATAACTGCGGGAGACTTTTGTGGTGTTTCTAAATCATCCGCTACCAGAATTTGTAAGATAGTCTCTCATCATATTGCTCTACTTCGAGAGAAATACATAAAGTTCCCGGCGACACCTGAGGAAAAGTTTGAAGTTGTAAATGGATTTTACCAATTTGCAAGGTTTCCTCGCGTTATAGCTGCTTTAGATTGTACACATGTACGGATTCAGTCCCCAG GAGGTGCGAATGGCGAAATATTTCGGAATCGAAAAGGCTATTTTTCTTTCAACGTGCAGACCATGTgtgactcaaaattaaaaataatggacATCGTTCCAAGGTGGCCTGGATCGAGTCATGATtccacaatttttaataattctagaATCTGTGCTAGATTTGAAAATGGAGATTTTGGAAACCATCTCATAGTTGCTGACAGTGGCTACCAATGTAGGCGCTATATGATGACCCCATTACGTAACTGTCACAATCCTCAAGAAACATTGTATAACGAATCTCAGATTAGAACAAGAAATTGTGTTGAACGCTCGTATGGAGTATGGAAAAGAAGGTTTCCTATATTATCAACAGgaataaaagtaaaactaaCAACAATTCAGAGCATCATTGTTGCAACAGCTGTTCTGCACAACATTTGCTTTTGCTGTATAAATAACGAAGCTGATCCTCCAGCGGCGGAcaattcatattaa